gcaagttgctcaatccctgctctcgcccaagctggactcccccagggccccttctgctggctcctaatggccctgtattcggcaccaacaagcctggactagtccGGCATCCAACACCGTGGAGGTCCGTAACTCGTCCAAGCAAGCCCTgttgcctgcagccagcagcagaggaagaaggaggcagAGGCGCCGGAGACTGTGCTGCCGGAGGTGGTGGAAGCACAGCTGGTAAGGGGCAGACTGCTCCATGGAGCTCACAGCCACGCGTGGGCTGTAGTCCTGCGCAAGGCGGAGGGGCACCGCGCACCCCCAGCTGTCCCGACCGCGCGGCAGTGCCTGACAAGTGTCCTTGCTCTGTGTTGACCTGCAGGAGAGGGACCTGCTGGCGAGGAGACGCAGCTTCATGTATTGGCTGCAGTGAGTGTCCCCTCTGGGTCCCCAGggccctgctcctgggcagcaggTGCAATGGGCCGGACACCTGCTCCAGCCGCTGCGGCTCCCCACTGGGGAAGGCTGGGAGATGGGTGCAGCCATGACTTCTCCGCTGCCTGCTATTGGGGTTGGGCTGGTTCGTGCCCCATCCCCAAAGAGCCATTCCCCAGAggcgtgcctcagtttccccactgccAAAGGATGGAAGGGCAGCAGCTGGCCACAGGGAGGACGTGGTGGTGgcttttctgctctctgctaTTGGGGTGCAGCAGGATTGCACTCCCCAGAGAGCCACACCCAAGAggcgtgcctcagtttccccactggGAAGGGACAGGCGGGATTCCCGCGGTGccaagcccagccctggggcacaGTCCCCTCGGGGCGAAGCCCTGCGCTGCCCATCGCCGGTGACGTGGGATCCCGGGGCCAAATCCCTGGGGATAagccctgaggaggagcaggaggaggaacaggagggggaggaggagggagcgggccgGTGGCAGGAATGAAGGTCGGGCGCTGCAGGGAGAGGCCGGAGCTCGCCCGCCGTGCCGGACgcaccagcacccacagccgCCCATGTGGGTGctcggggtgctggggctggtgctgagctgccgggGGGCAGGTAGGATGTGGGGGGACAGGGGCGTgcagcaggtttggggggggtccgACCCCTGGGGACCCTGCCCACCCCCGCGTCCCCCTCGTAGGCGCCTTCTTGGTGCACGTGGCCAGCTCCTGCCCGCTGGCGGCCAACGGCTCCATGCTGGATTTCAACTTGGCCCTCGTCTTCAACAAGAACCCGCTGGTCTGCTACGACCCCGACGCCCAGCGCTTCGTCCCCTGTGACTGGGGGCTGCTCCACCCCGTCGCCACCCAACTCGCTGCCATCCTCAACAACGGCACCGCCTGGGTGCAGCGCGCCGAAGCCCGGCGTTGGGCTTGTGACGACCTGACCCCCCCCAATTCTGGGCCCAGATGGTGATGTGGAGGAGTGAGGCCTGCAGCGCACGGGGGCTTTGCACAGGGGCATCATGCACAGGAGCTTTGCACGGGGACGTGGCGTGGGGTGTGGCGTGGGGTGTTGCACGGGGATGTTGCATGGGGGTTGCATACGGGTGTTGCACGGAGCATTGCATGGGGACGGTGCATTGATGTTGCACGAGGACATTGCACAACAGGGACGTCGTGGGCCCCGGTGAGCACCCCCCCATCTCCGCCATCCCCAACGGTGACTGGACCTACCAGGCGCAGGTCACCTTGATGGTGGCCCCGTTGGCCGGAGACACCTTCACGTGCTCAGTGCAACACGCCAGCCTGGACCGGCCCCTCCTGGAGGACTGGGGTGAGtcggggggggacgggacacccACCCAGACCCCTGGGTCCTCACCACGTCGTTGCTcacccccaccgtgtccccacAGGTCCCACCTTGTCGCCAGGGCTGATGGGGAAGGTGGCTGCGGCCACTGTGCTGATGGTGTTGGGGCTCAGCACCTTCATCGCCGGCCTCTACCAGTACCGGGCCAGGCCACCGGCACTGGGTGAGCGGTCGGGGGGGACGGCGATGGGGACAGTGgccggggggggacagggactgtGGCCTGGGGTGACACAGAGCCTCCTCACCCCCTCTACTCCCTCTTGCAGGTTACACTCCCCTCCCCGGAGACAACTCCCCTGCAGGTAACGGCACATccagcctgtccctgtcccctgtccccaaggGGCATGTCACCCCTTCTGCAGCCAGCTAGCGCCGGCCGAGCCGGGCACAGGGCGAAGGGTGCGCAGGACCGCTGGCCAGGTGCGGGTGTGCAGGTGGCTGATGGGCGCTGGGACGTGGGAAGCTGGGGCAGCGCCACGGGCGAGGCGCGTCCACGGCTGTGCCAGGGAATCTGATGGTTCCCcattcctgcaggcagcagaggctctGGGGACCGATGGAGCAGCCGGCAGAGGTTCTGTGCAGAGCTCCACAAACATGGCAAAGAGCAAGGAGCTACTGCAGCATATGGTAGGTGTGGAGTGGCTCCTGGTCcgcgggggctggggctgcaggccctgAGCCCCTGCTCTCCTTTCCGCACGCAGGAGGAGACCCATCGGGCGGTGCGCGAAGCCGTAGAGAAGTTCAGCAGCAAGGTGGGTGTCCTCTCCTCTGCACAAGTCCCAGGGCTGAGTcggctggggctgagagctttgaagggacttctggaggtcatcttgtcttGTCCAAACCGCCCCGCTCAAGGAGGGTCACCTCACGCTGGTTGCCCAGCGGCTATGGGCAGGAGCGTGACTGGGGAGGACGTTTTCCCCAGACGCTGGGGGCATTCACCatgcgtggcacccagctgccagctgggcctaaaccacgacagtctttttggcgcccaacgtggggcatgaGGGGTTGTCATAAGGACAAGTCTCACCCAAGTGTGTTACAGCAAAATTGTTATAagcatttttaatgttcttGAAGCAGTCtctggtcataatgatgttctgtttggtcacatggctctggtttgtaaacccgtgtttactctatgtaatccctgcggcgctgtttatcacctctggaagaggggttcctgttctcatattgttgtattgtgtgataatgacttatgataagatatcatggaaagtcatgagtctgagctggtacttgtacgtAGCATTTTCGTCAGGCCCGTACCTTGGtcaatatctttcagaattgattaataattgcacccaatctatggggaagacgggggggataccttctcccactctttcacctccccttttcccttttggttggtcacgacaatttttgagaattttgaatacccttggaatgttcaggccagtatattcctattgctaggtctcctgaatgttttccaactcctgttcagggttagcaaaaattgtttcaagaataccacccagggatcttccccaaggctgaatggtcagggctggcatggcatgtgggagagtatgggcgggtatctagagaccttttcacccccaatggtttggagcttcactcctgaacaactgcaagaccctcataaaatggtagaatatttgaaaggaaaatgctgtggggattctaaggagacacaacttgctgtgctgggccctggccacaatctatcaaacactgcttgacagtagacagcaccatccagggGGAGAGAGCGGACCCACAGGCGCTGCAGCTGTccaagcccctgcaacaggccctgcagctgcccaaacccccgcaacaggcactgtagccgagccaaaagatcaacccataccagtatcagtcgcccctatacacaaggAAATTGGTTCACTTAGTGAGACATGATGATGAGccgggaccatcacgagaacaagaagaagagccagaaccagaagtgatcacccgatccctgtccctgagtgagctgcgagatacgcggaaagatttcagctgccttccagGGAAGCACgttattacctggctgctccgctgctgggataacggggccagtagcctggaactggagggcagggaggccaagcagctgggttccttgtctagggaagggggcattgacaaggcaattgggaagaaggcgcaggccctcagcctctggaggcgactcctgtcaagtgtgagggaaaggtatcctttcagcaaAGATGTATGTCGGCCGGGCgagtggaccaccatggagagaggtatccaatatctgagggaattagctgtgcaggAGACGGTTTACTATGATCCAGACAACGCACAGTTGCCCACGGAccctgatgaagtccaatgtacccgaCCCACgtggcgaaaatttgtacgaagtgcaccatcatcgtacgccaactcactggcagtcatcaACTGGAagagtgaagaggcacccacagtggatgaagtgcctggccgactccggcaatatgaagagagcctttcttcctccctcgtcttgGCTGTGCGGAAACTGTTCCAGgacgtccggcaactcaaagacGATATATCGTACTCCCCACCTGCGCAGAcccgtatttcagctgttaggagtaagcgtttttctgctccgGAGAGGGGATATGGAGCATACTCACCAcgaggtatcctgtggttttatctgcatgaccacggagaagacatgaggaaatgggatgggaagcctacctcaaccctgcgggcacatgtacatgagctacaaggcaagacagctgtacaaagggactcttccagaaggaatgctgctccagtttccaccacgcagccccccagatcaagtggaaggcctgatcgCACTTATGAccctcttgaagggacttctaagtcctttctgcaagagatgagtagtgaatatgatgagcaggattagagggtccctgcctccagccaggtggaggaaagggacaatagagtgtattggactgtgtggatccgatggcccGGCACATtggacccacaagagtacaaggccctagtggacactggtgcacagtgtaccctaatgccatcgaactatgaaggggtggaaccgatatctatttctggtgtgacggggggatcccaacagttgactctgttggaggctgaagtaagtctaactgggaatgagtggcaaaagccccccattgtgactggcccagaggctccgtgcatcctgggcatagactacctccggaaagggtacttcaaagacccaaaaggctactGGTGGGCTTTGGA
This window of the Grus americana isolate bGruAme1 chromosome 32, bGruAme1.mat, whole genome shotgun sequence genome carries:
- the LOC129198282 gene encoding LOW QUALITY PROTEIN: uncharacterized protein LOC129198282 (The sequence of the model RefSeq protein was modified relative to this genomic sequence to represent the inferred CDS: deleted 2 bases in 1 codon); translation: IRHQQAWTSPASNTVEVRNSSKQALLPAASSRGRRRQRRRRLCCRRWWKHSWRGTCWRGDAASCIGCSAFLVHVASSCPLAANGSMLDFNLALVFNKNPLVCYDPDAQRFVPCDWGLLHPVATQLAAILNNGTAWVQRAEARRWACDDLTPQFWAQMVMWRSEACSARGLCTGASCTGALHGDVAWGVATLHNRDVVGPGEHPPISAIPNGDWTYQAQVTLMVAPLAGDTFTCSVQHASLDRPLLEDWGPTLSPGLMGKVAAATVLMVLGLSTFIAGLYQYRARPPALGYTPLPGDNSPAGGDPSGGARSRREVQQQGPVMELEVVKQGLRVLWEQLAQRFAWSVRRMELLRCLQNFRMETRETPANLEEAQKAAEALGTDGAAGRGSVQSSTNMAKSKELLQHMEETHQEVREAIEKFNSKGDKHCAQMKGWLQEEKRYNEVVPKGPGEIGWVPTGPAGLGGLEEGRGGLRDSDPSFSQVLRQEIGQLDEAVEQEEIR